From a region of the Pirellulales bacterium genome:
- a CDS encoding MOSC domain-containing protein: MRVLSVNVGMPREVPWNGGTVLTGIFKDPVASAVPLRKLNFDGDGQADLSVHGGRDKAVYAYPSEHYGDWQALLGRSLLPGAFGENLTTEGLIEDQVHIGDEFRIGTARLVVTQPRMPCYKLGIRFGHPGMVKTFLQRGRPGIYFAVVEEGHVGPGDFIEQVHADERQITVTDMLHLIVNREPAPADLRRLLEVPALAGVWREEFQSWLAK, from the coding sequence ATGCGCGTCTTGTCTGTCAATGTGGGAATGCCTCGCGAAGTTCCCTGGAATGGGGGGACGGTCCTCACAGGCATCTTTAAGGATCCTGTGGCGAGCGCCGTGCCGCTGCGCAAGTTGAATTTCGACGGCGATGGGCAGGCCGACCTGAGCGTTCACGGTGGACGCGACAAAGCGGTTTACGCCTATCCCTCCGAGCATTACGGCGATTGGCAAGCGCTGCTCGGTCGTAGCCTGCTTCCCGGTGCTTTCGGTGAGAACCTAACGACCGAGGGGCTTATCGAGGACCAGGTTCATATTGGCGACGAGTTCCGCATCGGCACCGCACGGCTTGTTGTCACTCAACCCCGCATGCCCTGTTACAAATTGGGGATTCGCTTTGGCCATCCCGGCATGGTCAAAACCTTTCTGCAGAGGGGTCGGCCGGGCATTTACTTCGCCGTCGTCGAGGAGGGCCATGTCGGCCCTGGCGATTTCATTGAACAGGTCCATGCGGATGAACGACAGATCACGGTTACCGACATGCTGCACCTGATCGTTAACCGCGAGCCCGCGCCCGCCGACCTGCGACGTTTGCTCGAGGTGCCGGCCCTGGCAGGCGTCTGGCGCGAAGAATTTCAATCGTGGCTGGCCAAGTGA